The following proteins are encoded in a genomic region of Desulfuribacillus stibiiarsenatis:
- the trxB gene encoding thioredoxin-disulfide reductase codes for MSVTNDSAIYDVIIIGAGPAGMSAALYAARAGLATLIIEQGMPGGQAATTDSIENYPGIKHISGPDLCLKMFEQIQDFGVKIISGTATHLGGIANNRQITVDQKIYTAKKIILAMGATYRKLGIPGETELRGMGVSYCATCDGAFFRDKEVVVIGGGESAVEEAVFLTKFVKRVSLVHRRDTLRASRIAQKRAKENIKICWFFHTIVTEIQGKDAVQAVVLKDLVTNQERVYDCDGVFIYGGLDPNSQLVSGLGIRDEQGYIITNEHMETVIEGIYAIGDIRQKHLRQVVTAVADGAIAATAIVHSLN; via the coding sequence ATGAGTGTAACGAATGATTCGGCAATCTATGATGTCATCATTATTGGTGCAGGGCCTGCAGGGATGTCTGCAGCTTTATACGCGGCGAGAGCCGGTCTAGCAACTTTAATTATCGAACAGGGGATGCCAGGCGGTCAGGCAGCTACCACAGATAGTATAGAGAATTACCCTGGGATAAAACATATCTCGGGGCCTGATTTATGTCTGAAGATGTTTGAACAAATACAGGATTTCGGTGTGAAAATCATCTCTGGTACAGCAACACATCTAGGCGGTATTGCCAATAACAGACAAATCACAGTGGATCAGAAGATATATACGGCGAAGAAAATCATCCTTGCCATGGGGGCAACGTATCGTAAATTAGGGATTCCAGGGGAAACAGAGCTTCGAGGGATGGGAGTTTCCTATTGTGCCACCTGTGATGGAGCATTCTTCCGCGACAAAGAAGTTGTTGTAATTGGTGGCGGTGAATCAGCCGTAGAAGAAGCAGTTTTTCTAACGAAATTTGTGAAACGTGTATCGCTTGTCCACCGTCGTGACACCCTCCGAGCATCTAGAATTGCTCAAAAGCGAGCAAAAGAAAATATTAAAATCTGTTGGTTCTTCCATACAATTGTGACAGAAATTCAAGGGAAAGATGCGGTCCAAGCTGTCGTCTTGAAGGATTTAGTCACGAATCAAGAAAGAGTCTATGATTGCGATGGAGTGTTTATTTACGGTGGTCTTGATCCGAATAGCCAGCTTGTTAGTGGTTTAGGCATTAGGGACGAACAAGGATATATCATCACCAATGAGCACATGGAAACGGTAATCGAAGGTATTTATGCTATCGGAGACATTCGCCAGAAACATCTTCGACAGGTTGTCACAGCAGTGGCAGATGGCGCCATCGCGGCTACAGCAATCGTACATTCTCTAAACTAA
- the selB gene encoding selenocysteine-specific translation elongation factor: MSNRHIIMGTAGHIDHGKTTLIRALTGKETDYIKEEKERGISIDIGFAPLQLSDGRTIGVIDVPGHEKFIKNMLAGIGGIDFVLLIIDVNEGVMPQTTEHFHILELLGIEQGIIVLTKVDIAEPDWVEFVKEDIREQFAQTIFRNAPIVSVSAVTGAGIDELKQHIAEIADTVKTKEAIASFRLPVDRVFSIAGFGTVVTGTAVSGSIRVGDKIELLPAGKDARIRGIQHHSNKTDIGYAGQRLALNVVGLDVADIERGMVISETNMYKPTTLIDVRVQMINPSPRELQNRARIRIYTGSSEVFGRIILLEKDVLESGESGLAQIKLEEPIVVEPKDRFIIRFYSPMETIGGGVVIEPHPTKFYKRLKPEVIKELEAKEKGGLAERILDSLRRLGVANAKQLVTETKVSSQVIIDNELKKLLENQQIQYIASVDMYVLRAEFHFLLKTTLSLIETYYQKNCYTRFVPKGQIHSEITSATRKSTYKPKILEAIWEQPEFKEKIESIGESLAFVDYQVELSEHERQILNKIEELYVASGVTPPNNQDVLEGNIDIKDHQQLLNLLMYLVEQKRLVLVTDDMFFHAQVILDLHQTIQKITQEKEKFTVSEFRDAIGASRKFAVALLEYFDREKITRRIGDERLLMKKL; this comes from the coding sequence ATGAGTAATCGACATATTATCATGGGTACAGCAGGTCATATTGATCATGGAAAAACGACCTTGATTCGTGCCCTGACAGGTAAAGAAACAGATTATATTAAGGAAGAGAAGGAACGGGGCATTTCAATAGACATTGGATTTGCACCTTTACAGCTTTCCGACGGGCGGACGATTGGTGTCATCGATGTGCCTGGGCATGAAAAGTTCATTAAAAATATGCTTGCCGGAATCGGTGGCATCGACTTCGTGCTGCTGATTATTGATGTAAATGAAGGAGTTATGCCTCAAACGACAGAGCATTTTCACATCCTTGAGCTTTTGGGTATCGAACAAGGCATTATCGTTCTTACGAAGGTAGATATAGCAGAACCTGATTGGGTTGAGTTTGTCAAAGAGGATATCCGCGAGCAATTCGCTCAGACCATCTTTCGTAACGCACCTATCGTATCAGTTTCCGCAGTGACGGGAGCGGGGATTGATGAGTTAAAGCAGCATATTGCAGAAATCGCGGATACGGTAAAGACGAAAGAGGCAATTGCATCGTTTCGTCTGCCGGTTGACCGTGTATTCTCGATTGCAGGCTTTGGCACGGTAGTGACTGGTACGGCTGTATCAGGATCGATTCGCGTTGGGGATAAAATTGAGTTGTTGCCTGCTGGTAAAGACGCTAGAATTCGTGGCATCCAGCACCATAGCAATAAAACCGACATTGGGTACGCTGGCCAGCGTCTAGCATTAAACGTTGTCGGGTTAGACGTTGCGGACATTGAACGCGGCATGGTCATCTCGGAAACGAATATGTACAAGCCAACCACCCTTATCGACGTGCGTGTGCAAATGATTAACCCTTCACCAAGAGAATTGCAAAATCGCGCAAGAATTCGTATCTATACAGGTAGTAGTGAAGTCTTTGGGCGGATTATATTATTAGAGAAAGATGTACTGGAATCTGGGGAATCGGGCCTTGCTCAAATTAAACTTGAAGAACCAATTGTAGTGGAGCCGAAAGATCGTTTCATCATTCGTTTCTATTCACCAATGGAGACAATTGGCGGCGGTGTTGTCATTGAGCCACATCCAACGAAGTTCTATAAACGTTTGAAGCCAGAGGTCATTAAGGAGCTAGAAGCAAAAGAAAAAGGTGGTCTTGCTGAACGTATCCTTGATAGCTTGCGCAGATTGGGTGTAGCAAACGCGAAACAGCTGGTAACAGAAACCAAAGTATCCAGTCAAGTGATTATCGATAATGAACTGAAAAAACTCCTAGAAAATCAGCAAATTCAATATATAGCATCTGTTGACATGTATGTCCTGCGTGCAGAATTTCACTTCTTGTTAAAGACAACCCTATCACTAATAGAGACATATTATCAGAAGAACTGTTATACCCGCTTTGTTCCAAAGGGTCAAATCCACAGTGAGATTACTAGTGCTACAAGAAAAAGTACATATAAGCCAAAAATTCTGGAAGCAATCTGGGAACAACCAGAGTTCAAGGAGAAAATAGAATCGATAGGCGAATCTTTAGCGTTCGTTGATTATCAAGTGGAGCTTTCTGAACACGAGCGTCAAATCCTTAATAAAATTGAGGAATTGTATGTCGCATCAGGGGTAACGCCACCAAATAACCAAGATGTATTAGAGGGCAACATCGATATCAAGGATCATCAACAGCTTCTCAATCTATTGATGTATTTAGTAGAGCAAAAGCGCCTAGTACTTGTAACAGATGATATGTTTTTCCATGCACAAGTGATTCTTGACCTTCATCAGACAATCCAAAAGATAACGCAAGAGAAAGAAAAATTCACAGTCAGCGAATTCCGTGATGCCATTGGGGCAAGTAGAAAATTTGCTGTAGCGCTATTAGAATATTTTGATCGCGAAAAGATTACTCGCCGTATCGGCGATGAACGTTTGCTAAT